A window of the Rhineura floridana isolate rRhiFlo1 chromosome 13, rRhiFlo1.hap2, whole genome shotgun sequence genome harbors these coding sequences:
- the ARL2BP gene encoding ADP-ribosylation factor-like protein 2-binding protein, whose translation METLEEESFGVSISSPSDAEFDAVVGYLEDIIMDDDFQLIQRTFMDKYYQEFDNTEENKLIYTPIFNEYICLVEKYIEEKLLDRIPGFSMSAFTLSLQHHKDEIAGDIFDMLLTFTDFLAFKEMFLDYRAEKEGRGLDLSSGLVVTPLTKSSMLPSPNSLQH comes from the exons ATGGAAACCTTAGAAGAAGAAAGCTTTGGTGTGTCTAT CTCTTCACCATCTGATGCTGAGTTTGATGCTGTTGTCGGCTATTTGGAAGACATTATAATGG ATGATGACTTCCAGCTAATACAAAGGACCTTCATGGATAAATACTACCAAGAGTTTGACAATACAGAGGAAAATAAGCTCATTTACACtcctatttttaatgaatat ATCTGCTTAGTCGAGAAATATATTGAAGAAAAGCTCTTGGACAGGATTCCTGGTTTCAGCATGTCCGCATTCACCTTGTCATTACA GCACCACAAGGATGAAATCGCAGGAGATATTTTTGACATGCTTCTCACATTTACTGACTTCCTGGCATTTAAGGAAATGTTCCTGGATTACAGAGCT GAAAAAGAAGGCCGAGGCCTGGACTTGAGCAGTGGATTAGTGGTGACGCCCTTAACCAAGTCATCCATGTTGCCTTCCCCGAACAGTCTGCAACACTAG